In Nitrospirota bacterium, the following are encoded in one genomic region:
- a CDS encoding response regulator encodes MDRKYRILVVEDNPVNLELFADFLTLGGYECRRAANGEEALEAAKKEPPDLVLLDIQLPGLDGCAVARLLKSSEGMQQVKVIALTAYALKGDKELFLEKGFDGYIAKPIMMKEFLEAVEHYLRS; translated from the coding sequence ATGGATAGAAAGTACCGGATACTGGTGGTCGAAGATAATCCGGTCAATCTCGAGCTCTTCGCCGACTTCCTCACGCTCGGGGGGTACGAATGCCGGCGGGCGGCAAACGGGGAGGAGGCCCTCGAAGCGGCGAAAAAAGAGCCTCCCGATCTCGTGCTCCTGGATATCCAGCTCCCCGGGCTCGATGGCTGCGCCGTTGCCCGGCTGCTCAAGTCCTCGGAAGGGATGCAGCAGGTCAAGGTGATCGCTTTGACGGCGTACGCGCTGAAGGGCGATAAGGAGCTCTTTCTCGAAAAGGGGTTTGACGGCTATATCGCCAAGCCCATCATGATGAAGGAGTTCCTGGAGGCGGTGGAGCATTACCTCCGCTCATAG
- a CDS encoding phosphotransacetylase family protein, with amino-acid sequence MIPIFIASNRSFTGKTFLVLGLAQRLIEMGCKVGYMKPLGKTPVKKGREVYDADAMIVQEALGLSDPLRLISPFVLSYETQNLMFEGRLRDTRERVMEAFAAQKDKDYLIIGGAGDFFEGSVLTIDALTLIREMDARVIMVEAWRGDKSIDALVGPCKLLGERFIGGVVNKTPANTLPYVRDTIRPFLEREGVPILSIIKKDSVLESFTVKELSELLNGKVLCCEDRLDEPVENFSIGAMDVESALKHFRKIPNKAVITGANRSDIQLVAMETSTRCIILTGGLYPNDVVLGKAISNGIPMISVGMDTFTTVDRIEAIMGRTRITEKSKITRAKEIIDQEFDMERFLKIAQTPLGYERR; translated from the coding sequence ATGATCCCGATCTTTATAGCGTCGAACAGGAGCTTCACCGGAAAGACCTTTCTCGTCCTCGGCCTCGCCCAGCGGCTCATCGAAATGGGCTGCAAGGTCGGCTACATGAAGCCCCTCGGGAAGACGCCGGTGAAGAAGGGCAGGGAGGTGTACGACGCGGACGCCATGATCGTGCAGGAGGCGCTGGGGCTCTCCGACCCGCTCAGGCTCATCTCTCCTTTCGTACTGAGCTACGAGACCCAGAACCTGATGTTCGAGGGAAGGCTGCGGGATACGCGGGAGCGGGTCATGGAAGCCTTCGCCGCACAAAAGGATAAAGATTATCTCATCATCGGCGGCGCAGGAGATTTCTTCGAGGGCTCGGTGCTCACGATCGACGCCCTCACCCTCATCAGGGAAATGGACGCCCGCGTCATCATGGTGGAGGCCTGGCGGGGGGACAAGTCCATAGATGCCCTCGTCGGCCCCTGCAAACTGCTGGGGGAGCGGTTTATCGGTGGAGTGGTGAACAAGACGCCCGCCAATACCCTTCCCTATGTCCGCGACACGATCAGGCCCTTCCTCGAGAGGGAGGGAGTGCCCATACTCTCGATCATCAAAAAGGACAGCGTCCTCGAGTCGTTTACGGTAAAAGAACTGAGCGAGCTGCTCAATGGGAAGGTCCTCTGCTGCGAGGACCGGCTCGACGAGCCGGTCGAAAACTTCTCGATAGGCGCCATGGATGTCGAGAGCGCGCTCAAGCACTTCAGGAAGATACCCAACAAGGCGGTCATCACCGGCGCGAACCGATCCGATATCCAGCTGGTCGCCATGGAGACCTCGACCAGGTGCATCATCCTCACCGGCGGACTCTACCCGAACGACGTCGTGCTCGGCAAGGCGATCTCGAACGGCATCCCGATGATCTCCGTCGGCATGGACACCTTTACGACCGTCGACAGGATCGAGGCGATCATGGGAAGGACGAGGATAACCGAAAAGAGCAAGATCACGAGGGCGAAGGAGATCATCGACCAGGAATTCGATATGGAGCGGTTCTTGAAAATAGCTCAAACGCCTCTAGGCTATGAGCGGAGGTAA
- the acs gene encoding acetate--CoA ligase alpha subunit, translating to MLDALFRPGSIAVVGASRDPQKVGYAVLNNLIRFKYNGAIYPVNPSAEDILGLKAYPSVAAAGSRIDLAVISVPARSVPDTLLECAAAGITAVVILSAGFREAGSEGVKLEERIKEIGRQHSIRMLGPNCLGIINTCNSMNASFAGDMLPQGKTAFFSQSGALGIAILDWAIGNNMGFSKFISLGNKADLNEIDFIQYFIDDPDTEIILGYIEDVVDGKRFLEVARRATKVKPIILIKSGGTEAGARAASSHTGALAGSETAFNAAFRQTGIIRARGIQDLFDTALAFSSGKFPPGNRMLIVTNAGGPGILAADTSEQLGVKLPVMTKETIDSMAKLLPSNASLFNPVDIIGDATSERYATVLERAVGDPTVDGILVILTPQAMTDVDATADIIIATSAQTDKPVIASFIGEARVRAAREKLKEHSVPSFAYPEGAVKAFKRLYEFNAWRHKPEERTERFAVDKDAAQRLIDGLLQEGRYEIGDDLAADILSQYGFIFPDRGLARTAKEAAAIAERIGFPLVMKISSPDILHKTDVGGVRLNINSEVAAEDAFTEITTNARRFMPDAFINGVMLYEMIKGGKEVIIGVTYDRTFGHMLMFGLGGIYVEVLKDVSFRIAPVSRAEALAMINGIRTGALLKGARGERPVDIEAIVDGILRVSALITDFPVIRELDINPLMVMNRGTFAIDARIIFERERRRTT from the coding sequence ATGCTCGACGCTCTTTTCCGTCCAGGCTCCATCGCTGTCGTCGGCGCTTCGAGAGACCCGCAGAAAGTCGGCTATGCGGTCCTGAACAATCTCATACGCTTCAAGTATAACGGGGCAATCTATCCTGTCAATCCCTCGGCCGAGGATATCCTCGGCCTGAAGGCCTACCCGAGCGTCGCTGCAGCGGGCAGCCGCATCGATCTCGCCGTCATCTCCGTGCCTGCCCGCTCTGTTCCCGACACCCTGCTCGAATGTGCCGCAGCAGGCATCACGGCAGTGGTGATCCTGAGCGCCGGGTTCAGGGAGGCGGGCTCCGAAGGGGTGAAGCTGGAGGAGCGGATCAAGGAGATCGGCAGGCAGCACTCCATAAGGATGCTCGGCCCCAACTGCCTCGGCATCATCAACACCTGCAACAGCATGAACGCCTCGTTTGCCGGCGATATGCTGCCCCAGGGGAAGACCGCCTTCTTCTCCCAGTCAGGAGCCCTCGGCATCGCTATCCTCGACTGGGCCATCGGGAACAACATGGGGTTCTCGAAGTTCATCAGCCTCGGGAACAAGGCCGACCTGAATGAGATCGACTTCATTCAGTACTTCATCGACGACCCCGATACCGAGATCATCCTCGGCTACATAGAGGACGTGGTCGACGGCAAACGGTTCCTCGAGGTCGCCCGCAGGGCCACGAAGGTGAAACCGATCATCCTCATAAAGTCGGGCGGCACCGAGGCAGGAGCACGGGCCGCCTCATCGCACACCGGGGCGCTGGCAGGCTCCGAGACCGCCTTCAACGCGGCATTCAGGCAGACAGGCATCATCAGGGCCCGGGGCATTCAGGACCTCTTCGACACCGCCCTCGCCTTTTCGTCGGGGAAGTTCCCTCCCGGCAACCGGATGCTGATCGTCACCAATGCCGGCGGCCCCGGCATACTGGCTGCGGACACCTCCGAGCAGCTCGGCGTCAAGCTGCCGGTCATGACGAAAGAGACTATCGACTCCATGGCAAAGCTGCTGCCCTCGAATGCGTCGCTGTTCAATCCTGTCGATATCATCGGCGACGCCACTTCGGAGCGGTATGCCACGGTCCTGGAACGGGCTGTCGGCGACCCCACTGTCGACGGCATCCTCGTGATACTGACGCCGCAGGCGATGACGGATGTCGATGCTACCGCCGACATTATCATCGCGACCTCGGCGCAGACGGACAAGCCGGTCATCGCCTCCTTCATCGGGGAGGCGCGGGTGAGGGCCGCTCGCGAGAAGCTCAAGGAGCATTCCGTCCCCTCCTTCGCCTACCCCGAAGGAGCGGTAAAGGCGTTCAAACGGCTCTATGAGTTCAATGCTTGGCGGCACAAGCCCGAGGAACGCACCGAGCGCTTCGCGGTCGACAAGGACGCGGCACAGCGCCTCATCGACGGCCTCCTGCAGGAGGGCAGGTATGAGATCGGGGACGACCTGGCTGCGGATATCCTCTCGCAGTACGGCTTCATCTTCCCGGACCGGGGGCTGGCGAGGACCGCGAAGGAGGCGGCCGCGATCGCCGAACGCATAGGGTTCCCCCTCGTCATGAAGATATCCTCTCCCGACATCCTCCACAAGACCGATGTGGGCGGTGTCAGGCTCAATATCAATTCCGAGGTCGCGGCTGAAGATGCCTTCACCGAGATCACGACCAATGCCCGCCGGTTCATGCCCGATGCCTTCATCAACGGCGTCATGCTCTACGAGATGATAAAAGGGGGCAAGGAGGTCATCATCGGCGTCACCTACGACCGGACCTTCGGGCACATGCTCATGTTCGGTCTCGGGGGAATTTACGTAGAGGTCCTGAAGGATGTATCATTCAGGATAGCCCCGGTATCGCGGGCCGAAGCGCTCGCGATGATCAACGGGATCCGGACCGGCGCTCTCCTGAAGGGCGCCCGGGGAGAAAGGCCGGTCGATATCGAGGCGATCGTTGACGGCATACTGCGCGTATCCGCCCTCATCACCGATTTCCCCGTCATCCGCGAGCTCGACATCAACCCGCTCATGGTCATGAACAGGGGAACCTTTGCAATCGATGCACGGATAATATTCGAAAGGGAAAGAAGGAGAACGACATGA